In Paenibacillus algicola, a genomic segment contains:
- a CDS encoding methyl-accepting chemotaxis protein — MSWLNKLSISGKVKTACYAIAALFGIPMLISFLLMDKTVIGIILVAVLFAAAYPLSLLFERALTDSFSDITSVSSKIAKGDFTYKVEEVGGMMDLSRTFNSMVDRLRKILQETSEITKKVTRSSQAISAKNEQLTTMMSQVSQSSNELAIGANEISEDVSDMTESIREIEEKVSNYTDSTREMNQRSQHTLGLVDQGRLSVARQSEGMQRNIEATEKVAESIKALSLNAKGITKITETISEIANQTNLLSLNASIEAARAGEHGSGFAVVAQEVRKLAEESTLSTREVFNLVRSIEQDVHLAGQNIKINEEVVRHQTEMIQEAELIFARMVDSVQYITDQIAEFSKESESMLESAQSISSAIQNISAITQQSAAGTQQVSASMNEGIASMQTMAEEAQAMSDAVFQLQKTINIFKF, encoded by the coding sequence ATGTCATGGTTAAACAAGCTTTCCATCTCCGGTAAGGTGAAGACGGCATGCTATGCAATTGCTGCATTATTCGGGATCCCGATGCTCATTTCATTCCTATTGATGGACAAGACGGTGATCGGAATCATTTTGGTAGCGGTGCTGTTCGCGGCTGCATACCCTTTGTCATTGCTTTTTGAGAGAGCGCTTACAGACTCTTTTTCTGACATTACGAGCGTTTCCTCCAAGATTGCCAAAGGAGATTTTACGTACAAGGTAGAGGAAGTCGGCGGAATGATGGACCTTAGCCGTACCTTTAACAGCATGGTGGACCGCCTGCGGAAGATTCTACAAGAAACCTCGGAAATTACGAAAAAGGTGACCCGCTCCAGTCAGGCCATTTCGGCCAAGAATGAACAGCTTACCACGATGATGAGCCAGGTATCTCAATCCTCCAACGAGCTTGCCATCGGGGCGAATGAAATTTCGGAGGATGTATCGGATATGACGGAATCCATCCGGGAGATTGAGGAGAAGGTTAGCAATTATACGGACTCCACCCGCGAGATGAATCAGCGCTCCCAGCACACGCTCGGTTTGGTGGATCAGGGCCGCCTTTCTGTTGCGAGACAGTCCGAGGGCATGCAGCGCAACATTGAAGCGACTGAGAAGGTGGCTGAGTCCATCAAGGCCTTGTCATTAAATGCCAAAGGCATTACTAAAATTACAGAGACGATCTCGGAAATCGCAAACCAGACGAATCTGCTTTCACTGAACGCCTCGATCGAGGCGGCACGAGCGGGAGAGCATGGCAGCGGCTTTGCCGTCGTCGCTCAGGAGGTTCGCAAGCTGGCTGAAGAGTCCACCCTGTCGACACGGGAGGTATTCAATCTTGTTCGCAGCATTGAGCAGGATGTACACCTGGCAGGACAGAATATCAAAATCAACGAAGAGGTCGTTCGGCATCAAACCGAAATGATTCAGGAAGCCGAATTGATCTTCGCCCGCATGGTAGACAGCGTTCAATACATAACCGATCAAATTGCAGAATTTTCCAAGGAAAGCGAAAGTATGCTGGAAAGCGCTCAGAGCATCTCCTCTGCCATCCAGAATATTTCAGCCATCACCCAGCAGTCTGCCGCAGGCACTCAGCAGGTGTCGGCTTCCATGAATGAAGGTATTGCATCTATGCAGACGATGGCCGAGGAAGCTCAAGCGATGAGTGATGCTGTATTCCAGCTTCAGAAGACCATTAACATTTTCAAATTCTAG
- a CDS encoding ABC transporter permease subunit, with translation MNTSMIWAVARKDMSSIWRTSKVWIGLILLPLLFGVLFPAGLILLVRTVDMSQNAEMAQLLKVLPPELLQSLPTERHRLIYVGVNFLLAPLFMLIPVINALMIAVNSFVGEKEQNTLESLLFSPLEIKDLFLGKLLASFIPSYTAALASFVLSGLLINVLAYPLFQEIIFPNANWLIMLLWVAPAFTFCTILFSVWVSARSKTFQEAQQIGGVIVLPIVGLIVGQSTGLLVLGPTLLLILGFILWGVSLGLLSIISKMNQRDALFERQVQ, from the coding sequence ATGAACACTAGCATGATTTGGGCAGTAGCCCGAAAGGATATGTCCTCAATCTGGAGGACGAGCAAGGTATGGATTGGCCTGATATTGCTGCCGCTGCTGTTCGGTGTGCTCTTTCCGGCGGGCTTGATCCTCCTCGTGAGAACGGTAGATATGAGTCAAAATGCTGAAATGGCGCAGCTGCTGAAGGTTTTGCCTCCCGAGCTGCTGCAGTCTTTGCCCACAGAACGTCACCGGTTGATCTATGTGGGCGTGAATTTTTTGTTAGCACCGCTGTTTATGCTGATTCCTGTCATTAATGCATTAATGATTGCCGTCAACAGCTTTGTAGGCGAGAAGGAGCAGAACACGCTGGAAAGCCTGCTGTTCTCCCCGCTGGAGATCAAGGATTTATTTCTGGGCAAGCTGCTGGCTTCGTTTATTCCTTCGTATACCGCGGCACTGGCCAGCTTTGTACTTTCCGGCCTGCTCATCAATGTACTTGCTTATCCGCTGTTTCAGGAGATTATTTTTCCGAACGCGAATTGGCTGATCATGCTGCTATGGGTGGCCCCGGCGTTTACATTCTGCACCATACTGTTCAGCGTGTGGGTGTCGGCCAGATCCAAGACCTTTCAGGAGGCTCAGCAAATCGGAGGGGTCATTGTGCTGCCCATTGTCGGGCTGATCGTGGGTCAATCCACAGGTCTGCTCGTGCTGGGACCGACGCTGCTGCTCATACTGGGATTCATATTATGGGGCGTAAGTCTCGGACTGCTGAGTATCATTTCAAAAATGAATCAGCGTGACGCCTTGTTTGAGCGGCAGGTACAATAG
- a CDS encoding class I SAM-dependent methyltransferase — MNYIHMLSRLGMGSAHPGGFEATLRLFRKEPLQPGSRILEVGCGTGRTACYLAEQGYQVTAIDLHEQMLAKAQARADAMGVQVRFLQADVCRLPFEDEEFDIVLGESVTVFTDAAASLSEYCRVLKKGGILYDRELLLDQAMPEEALQELQQFFGIPRLMLREEWHRQLLSSGFTSETALEYNYFTDQMKQEQTQHADSMEIRDEGILLDLSLWETVFQHDRMILDNTEYLASALFKAVK; from the coding sequence TTGAACTATATTCATATGCTTTCCAGGCTGGGTATGGGCAGCGCCCATCCGGGCGGCTTCGAGGCCACGCTCCGGCTGTTCCGCAAAGAGCCGCTTCAGCCTGGCAGCCGTATTCTGGAGGTAGGCTGCGGAACCGGACGTACAGCCTGCTATCTTGCGGAGCAGGGTTATCAGGTGACGGCCATTGACCTCCATGAACAGATGCTGGCGAAGGCTCAAGCCCGTGCTGATGCCATGGGGGTCCAGGTACGCTTTCTGCAGGCCGATGTGTGCCGACTTCCCTTTGAAGATGAAGAGTTCGATATTGTCCTTGGTGAATCGGTAACTGTATTTACGGATGCTGCCGCTTCCCTGTCTGAGTACTGCCGGGTGCTAAAAAAAGGCGGAATCCTGTATGACCGCGAGCTGCTGCTCGATCAGGCCATGCCGGAGGAGGCACTGCAGGAGCTGCAGCAATTTTTCGGCATACCACGCCTCATGCTGCGGGAGGAGTGGCATCGCCAGCTTCTATCCAGCGGCTTCACTTCCGAAACGGCCCTGGAATATAACTATTTCACCGACCAAATGAAGCAGGAGCAGACCCAGCATGCAGACAGCATGGAAATCAGAGATGAGGGCATCCTGCTCGACCTCAGTCTGTGGGAAACGGTATTCCAGCACGACCGCATGATACTGGACAATACAGAGTATCTGGCCTCCGCTTTATTCAAAGCGGTCAAATAA
- a CDS encoding nucleotidyltransferase domain-containing protein: MKRQEPLEAARQVVQEHYRNCLLAVLGGSAARGEANEHSDLDIVIVDDGATDDFDRRTVQSGGWVVEIFLLHSSGFEEMFDAGVVAANPTLQIMLTEGKVIVTTPEGEEVRKAAQRDLDYGPMPLTSYDIAESRYTITEYMMDLVGAARPGELYFTAQKLSTLLSEFYLRVHLQWVGEGKTLFRRLESFNPAIAGGLEQALMTLYKSGETRPLLAAADEMLAPYGGRMLAGQEG; the protein is encoded by the coding sequence ATGAAGCGACAAGAGCCTCTGGAGGCAGCGAGGCAGGTCGTGCAGGAGCACTATCGTAATTGCCTGCTGGCTGTGCTTGGAGGTAGTGCTGCGCGGGGAGAGGCTAATGAGCACTCGGATCTGGACATTGTCATTGTGGATGACGGGGCGACAGACGATTTTGACAGAAGGACTGTGCAGTCTGGAGGCTGGGTGGTGGAGATCTTTTTGCTGCATAGCTCCGGCTTCGAGGAGATGTTCGATGCAGGGGTAGTGGCGGCCAACCCGACATTGCAAATCATGCTAACGGAAGGAAAGGTGATTGTCACAACACCTGAAGGGGAAGAGGTGCGAAAGGCGGCCCAGCGTGATCTGGATTATGGTCCCATGCCGCTCACCTCCTATGATATTGCCGAGAGCCGGTATACCATAACGGAGTATATGATGGATTTAGTGGGTGCAGCTAGACCAGGGGAGCTGTATTTTACAGCACAAAAGCTAAGCACACTGCTCAGTGAGTTTTATTTGCGGGTTCATCTGCAATGGGTTGGCGAGGGTAAAACGCTGTTTCGGCGCCTGGAATCCTTCAACCCGGCCATCGCGGGGGGATTGGAGCAGGCGTTGATGACGCTGTATAAATCGGGGGAGACCAGGCCTTTGCTTGCAGCTGCCGACGAGATGCTGGCACCATACGGGGGAAGAATGCTTGCGGGACAGGAAGGATAG
- a CDS encoding sporulation protein YjcZ codes for MSACHGGGVWGTTTGVILVLFILLVIITSTFFI; via the coding sequence ATGAGCGCATGCCACGGTGGAGGCGTTTGGGGAACAACAACAGGTGTAATTCTGGTACTGTTCATTCTTCTGGTTATCATCACTTCGACTTTCTTCATCTAA
- a CDS encoding ABC transporter ATP-binding protein — protein sequence MIQLNQIQKKFGERVILEDVSYYVQQGDIVGLLGPNGAGKTTLIRLMNGVISPDGGTLSVFGLNPAQQGNEIRSRCGVVTESAGLYQDMSARENLDFFSRLYSCRSAARIESLLERFQLAKHGEKKVGAYSTGMKKRLAIAKAMLHEPELLFLDEPTNGLDPDGIRDMIGFLRQLNQEEGTTIMICSHVLYQLEDICDTYLFLDQGRLIESGTLPELEARYAGAVKLVVESTLTLKDALSTGFACEELGQGKFMFTVPARDEVPDLLRKVLSCGELYSAEIVNRDLESLYFEVRRRQHEH from the coding sequence TTGATTCAGCTCAATCAAATTCAAAAAAAGTTCGGGGAGCGGGTCATCCTGGAGGATGTATCCTACTACGTGCAGCAGGGAGACATCGTCGGGCTCCTGGGACCGAACGGCGCGGGGAAGACCACGTTAATCCGTTTGATGAATGGCGTAATTTCTCCGGATGGGGGAACGCTGTCTGTGTTCGGCCTCAATCCCGCGCAGCAGGGAAATGAAATCCGCAGCCGGTGCGGGGTTGTTACGGAAAGCGCAGGCCTGTATCAGGATATGAGCGCCAGAGAAAATCTGGACTTTTTCTCGCGTCTCTACAGCTGCCGGAGTGCAGCACGGATAGAGAGCCTGCTGGAGCGCTTTCAGCTGGCCAAGCATGGCGAGAAGAAGGTGGGTGCCTACAGCACCGGTATGAAAAAAAGGCTCGCGATCGCCAAGGCGATGCTTCATGAGCCGGAGCTTCTGTTTCTGGATGAGCCGACCAACGGCCTGGATCCAGACGGAATTCGGGATATGATAGGATTCTTGCGACAGCTCAACCAGGAGGAAGGCACAACTATTATGATCTGCTCGCATGTGTTGTATCAGCTGGAAGACATCTGCGATACGTATCTGTTTCTTGATCAAGGCAGGTTAATCGAGTCCGGGACATTGCCAGAGCTGGAGGCAAGGTATGCAGGTGCTGTGAAGCTGGTTGTGGAATCTACGCTGACCCTGAAGGACGCCCTGTCTACCGGGTTTGCTTGCGAGGAGCTGGGGCAAGGGAAATTTATGTTCACCGTGCCCGCGAGAGATGAAGTTCCAGACCTCCTCCGCAAGGTCCTGTCCTGTGGGGAGCTTTACAGCGCGGAAATCGTAAATCGGGATCTGGAATCCCTGTATTTTGAAGTCAGGAGGAGGCAGCATGAACACTAG
- a CDS encoding nitroreductase family protein gives MSMDFQAALEHRRSYYGISKESPISDDRIHEIVNEAVKYTPTSFNSQSARAVVLLGEQHDKLWNHTESILREVVGGSDEQFKSTADKMASFRAGYGTVLFFEDSTVIANLQAQFALYADNFPIWAQQSNGMLQFVVWTMLETEGLGASLQHYNPLIDENVRNEWNLPESWKLIAQMPFGKPTSEPGEKEFQPLDERVKVFK, from the coding sequence ATGTCTATGGATTTTCAAGCTGCACTGGAGCATCGCCGTTCGTACTATGGAATTAGCAAGGAATCTCCAATCTCCGATGATCGCATTCACGAAATCGTGAACGAAGCGGTGAAATATACACCAACCTCTTTCAATTCACAAAGTGCACGTGCTGTGGTACTGCTCGGCGAGCAGCATGACAAGCTGTGGAACCATACGGAAAGCATCCTGCGTGAGGTTGTTGGAGGCAGTGACGAGCAATTCAAATCCACCGCTGACAAAATGGCTTCCTTCCGCGCCGGCTACGGTACCGTTCTGTTCTTTGAAGACAGCACGGTGATTGCCAATCTGCAAGCCCAATTTGCACTGTATGCCGATAACTTCCCGATCTGGGCTCAGCAATCCAACGGCATGCTGCAATTTGTAGTGTGGACGATGCTGGAAACTGAAGGCCTGGGCGCATCCCTGCAGCACTACAATCCGCTGATTGACGAGAATGTAAGAAACGAGTGGAATTTGCCGGAAAGCTGGAAGCTGATTGCCCAAATGCCATTTGGCAAGCCAACCTCAGAACCGGGTGAGAAGGAATTCCAGCCGCTGGACGAGCGTGTGAAGGTGTTTAAATAA
- a CDS encoding PhzF family phenazine biosynthesis protein, which translates to MNIYVADAFTSQPYTGNPAGVMVLDQPMPETWMQSIASEMNLSETAFLVPIEKDYELRWFTPASEVDLCGHATLASAHILWEQGYSQAEVLRFHTKSGILTAARQKDGWIAMDFPQEVESSCPAPQALAEGLGAEYVYVGRNRMDYLVEVASEDILQQLAPDFGKWKSLDARGIIVTSSCQREGMDFVSRCFYPAVGVNEDPVTGSAHCALAPYWSQRLGKNELAAEQISKRTGVLRLRIHPGRVEIIGQAVTTLKAVLEAEKHFRKV; encoded by the coding sequence ATGAACATTTATGTGGCTGATGCCTTTACGAGTCAGCCTTACACCGGAAACCCGGCTGGCGTCATGGTTTTGGACCAGCCCATGCCAGAGACCTGGATGCAATCGATCGCGTCAGAAATGAACTTGTCCGAAACGGCTTTTCTTGTGCCGATAGAGAAGGATTACGAGCTGCGGTGGTTCACTCCGGCAAGCGAGGTGGATTTGTGCGGTCATGCGACGCTCGCAAGTGCTCATATTTTGTGGGAGCAGGGCTATAGTCAGGCTGAAGTACTCCGCTTTCATACGAAAAGCGGTATCCTTACGGCAGCCAGGCAGAAGGATGGCTGGATTGCAATGGATTTCCCGCAAGAAGTCGAGAGCTCTTGTCCGGCGCCCCAGGCGCTTGCAGAAGGGCTGGGGGCTGAGTATGTCTACGTCGGACGGAATCGGATGGACTATCTTGTTGAGGTGGCAAGTGAGGACATCCTGCAGCAGCTGGCACCGGATTTCGGGAAGTGGAAGAGTCTGGATGCCAGGGGAATCATCGTGACGAGTTCATGTCAACGGGAAGGGATGGACTTCGTGTCCCGCTGCTTTTACCCGGCAGTGGGTGTGAATGAGGACCCCGTCACGGGCTCCGCGCATTGCGCTCTGGCGCCGTATTGGTCCCAGCGATTGGGGAAAAACGAGCTGGCTGCCGAGCAAATATCGAAGCGGACGGGAGTGCTGAGGCTGCGCATTCATCCTGGGCGGGTAGAGATTATCGGACAGGCTGTAACGACCTTAAAGGCAGTGCTGGAGGCGGAGAAGCACTTCCGTAAAGTTTAA